The Bos indicus x Bos taurus breed Angus x Brahman F1 hybrid chromosome 15, Bos_hybrid_MaternalHap_v2.0, whole genome shotgun sequence genome includes a window with the following:
- the EXPH5 gene encoding exophilin-5 isoform X1, with product MTKVPQGFDCSFLNDEEARKILQVLERNEELQRAEKERISKLQKTKRDIRWLQGVTGEWFEEIQRKKFCNETDVSQMLKQPLTHRLRKGMAENDPVELQTSRSKNIFSQRNPTSIPSRLSFRSSFASLFSFRKSRKETSKLQSLGQTGCDGHTPSVSVRGTALQAKIYSSPPESQPTDSATVPKPASMREGSTVPPWDGSLLEDEFFQVLDDLDSKLAQEQSPSSVNTRTPLNIGSRTQFSRFYSSGSKYNNITGRHKNCYNETSNMSIYDVLRPGTPREGFQTFSPRTRTIYNMYRTREPRVLKEDYVQKNTFGSTSLCFDSRQRLASSATGYFKARSLYFPATTQNKTGFISPSHQQSPKRTPLSSIIWNRSDSSRDRQNWEEFLEAPSPMEIDPADQYMFPRCFQANRRCEFYHSQSVYQSFGLNAPVDNAMSPDPLENSENMPFYHEDNLFTRSFFSNTFGRSRVQRFEQNPFWGQQEEHSDFHQSRKPFTSSDRDFEMISTEVNSALAGHGHSVPSQHWGSFSSSYRTNISRNQQIPDSWQFDSQTSALESMEVSQGNGNQSTHFSPENVCSMTDASYHMKSGGLECSPMEVHVNKEPYSFGVAQTRASPFKSTFLHIPDDRGNPQSPNFQIPTVTLQKIKPASLPNRNYTEVTVTNNVSVDSPPLTESQANILVTEVNNEKDLKASVLEKDEKINKIDQTNMAGEIPQLVSQTVISNPLPDVQNSLSQDSDKNNRFVFNASTTVSSKRLPGVISRRDTSKIHKANELKKGKSYTGNRKLDSTTSLPFIQESRTTSLFLSPSQVCHQELTVSNEDSSSIIKKNHGSSEHTDNQYSQSPEKPACLDTKREQSITTCSSSCSKSDADHNLPRNSLDLSSGVLPDSSPSNDSCLDAPVIPSTTVFWKCPSNKDPSLGEREDIDYKNQNSQFSLSHLENQESNDNRTPVRNEEVNVVKCQSHPLFKGGKGKGKITERISYIEKLSKTESRSVPTTDNSSLTEGTQSSSNSPELHTIYCTLPRKSAVFLIDNREPESTIMPSLFRNEPVALQIKNDVEDPVGKNTSKKFSPSSCESESECSKVVSDSVSVALEATEGMTNMTNVGSTSVRKGPLPVLIKRAVSCPSEVLYASTGRDERDKCLVSNTDASPVTLRPWERLINPLGSDSSVCECSLSKKHHQEEYLQEYTEKNDKISASKTGIFSHPNEYPLPFSSDMSGQESGKTLHKFKTTSMFSVSGDEDNVKCLEVVSIYYTLPRKHSKKFCDLLQKYTQNIDSLTESIKAGTKTSPNALEKDQLNCPAQDQSGTPLSKDTSAQETSHPSHITENMTVLQLPSVESSESALQEMASIETDVSLHKREPKTGEISPYNLATTPPSNSQCRKKKEKKLRSETVFTSPMLQEKKVTREKSENCPQSIKSDDSGFSNLPAHSEENVENSHIIRSSGEHTGSDTAITTTGSLQKDTSGVVTEESSNGLQPREVRGEIRTDFPKNSEKPLSDSESQVFALTPALSKLQLDEETCSSEQDLDISQSEPRELPERRQEVNTTESKAKDEMQKLAWNQCSLPEGSNKSKKGLADLEKGESRSSVKHRLTAMSKGSRKFPAKDLYPRRHVATIFPQSRNSSGFSSLSLDTTECNPPSLEPTLKSTETTDECRLSNDGINVETSENPLQLTAVSNREASTPLSNQKSNNISQLHQNEFKNISESQPKCENSEDVTVAQILERESGALAQPTLISLREADVPDHQRRSKPPFQLEPVEKSTVCIPLTSCQQGQSSASSLECERQLHPYRSESLKSVNVHGDILRISHPPKVRERHFSESTSIDDVLSRLTLGNEFCNNSGYNRRFKSFSELPSCGENESWALNNSRTKMGPRSATSISRPIDYGIFGKEQQLAFLENVKRSLTQGRLWKPSFLKNPGFLKDDVINPANPTESSTSNSPSNQRPEDGLSLSAPLNIYEEDPVDSDCDTDTTTDDEYYLDENDKESEL from the exons caaactccagaagacaaaGAGGGATATCAGATGGCTTCAAGGAGTGACTGGTGAATGGTTTGaagaaattcaaaggaaaaagtTTTGTAATGAAACAGATGTTAGCCAAATGTTAAAACAACCGCTTACACATAGGCTGAGAAAGGGGATGGCAGAAAATG aCCCTGTGGAATTACAAACATCAAGatctaaaaatatattcagtCAAAGAAACCCAACATCCATTCCTTCTCGGCTGAGCTTCAGATCATCATTTGCTTCCTTGTTCTCATTCAGAAAATCCAGAAAGGAGACTTCAAAGCTTCAATCGCTGGGACAGACAGG ATGTGATGGCCACACACCTTCTGTGTCTGTGAGGGGAACCGCTTTG caggcaaaaatatacagttcACCTCCGGAAAGCCAACCCACTGACAGTGCAACTGTCCCCAAGCCAGCAAGCATGAGGGAGGGAAGTACTGTCCCTCCGTGGGATGGTTCACTGCTAGAGGATGAGTTCTTCCAAG TTTTAGATGATTTGGATAGCAAACTGGCTCAGGAACAATCTCCAAGCTCAGTGAATACCAGAACACCTCTCAACATTGGATCAAGAACACAGTTCAGTCGTTTTTACTCCAGTGGGAGCAAATACAATAATATCACAGGAAGGCACAAAAATTGCTATAATGAAACTTCTAATATGTCTATCTATGATGTCTTAAGACCAGGAACCCCTAGGGAAGGTTTTCAAACCTTTTCTCCTAGAACAAGGACAATCTACAATATGTATAGGACAAGGGAACCCAGAGTCTTAAAAGAAGATTATGTGCAAAAGAATACTTTTGGTAGTACTTCTCTGTGTTTTGACAGCAGGCAACGATTAGCCTCATCAGCTACAGGGTATTTCAAAGCAAGAAGTTTATATTTTCCAGCCACAACTCAGAATAAGACTGGGTTTATATCACCAAGCCACCAACAGAGCCCAAAGAGAACTCCTTTATCATCTATCATATGGAATAGATCAGATTCTTCTAGAGATAGGCAGAACTGGGAAGAGTTCCTGGAGGCACCGTCACCAATGGAGATTGACCCTGCTGACCAGTATATGTTTCCCAGGTGCTTCCAGGCGaataggagatgtgagttttaCCATTCACAGAGTGTTTACCAAAGTTTTGGTTTAAATGCTCCTGTAGATAATGCAATGAGTCCTGACCCACTTGAGAACTCAGAAAATATGCCATTCTACCATGAAGATAACCTATTTACTAGGTCTTTCTTTAGCAATACCTTTGGACGGAGCAGGGTACAGAGATTTGAACAAAATCCTTTCTGGGGCCAACAGGAAGAACACTCTGACTTTCATCAAAGCAGGAAACCATTTACTTCTTCTGACAGAGACTTTGAAATGATCTCCACTGAAGTAAACAGTGCACTAGCTGGTCATGGCCATAGTGTTCCTTCTCAACACTGGGGGTCATTTTCTTCTAGTTATAGAACAAATATTTCCAGAAACCAACAGATACCAGATTCCTGGCAGTTTGATTCTCAGACATCCGCACTGGAGAGCATGGAAGTGTCACAAGGTAATGGGAACCAGTCTACTCATTTCAGCCCAGAAAATGTTTGTTCCATGACTGATGCAAGCTATCACATGAAATCTGGTGGGTTAGAATGTTCTCCTATGGAAGTACATGTAAACAAAGAACCTTACTCATTTGGAGTTGCTCAAACTCGAGCGTCCCCATTCAAAAGTACCTTCCTGCACATTCCTGATGACAGAGGGAATCCTCAGAGCCCTAACTTTCAGATTCCCACAGTCACTTTGCAGAAGATTAAGCCGGCCTCTCTTCCAAACAGAAACTATACAGAAGTCACTGTGACCAACAATGTTTCAGTTGATTCTCCACCTCTGACTGAAAGCCAAGCCAATATCTTGGTCACAGAAGTAAATAATGAGAAAGACTTGAAGGCATCTGTCTTGGAAAAAGacgaaaaaataaacaagatagaTCAGACAAACATGGCAGGTGAAATACCCCAACTTGTTTCACAGACAGTAATTTCTAACCCTTTACCTGATGTTCAGAATTCCCTTTCCCAGGACTCAGACAAGAACaacagatttgtttttaatgcatCTACCACAGTAAGTTCAAAAAGGCTGCCTGGAGTCATTTCCAGGAGAGATACCTCCAAAATTCATAAAGCCAATGAACTAAAAAAAGGTAAGAGTTATACTGGGAACAGAAAACTTGACTCAACAACTTCCCTTCCTTTCATTCAGGAAAGCAGAACAACATCACTTTTTCTCAGCCCAAGTCAAGTTTGTCACCAGGAATTAACAGTAAGTAATGAAGATAGTTCAAGCATTATTAAAAAGAACCACGGGAGTTCTGAACATACTGATAATCAATACTCACAGTCTCCAGAAAAGCCTGCTTGTTTAGATACCAAGAGAGAACAAAGTATCACGACTTGTTCTAGCAGCTGTAGCAAGTCAGATGCTGATCACAACCTGCCTCGTAATTCTTTAGATCTGTCTTCAGGGGTACTACCAGATTCCTCACCATCAAATGATTCTTGCCTTGATGCTCCAGTAATTCCTTCTACCACAGTGTTCTGGAAATGTCCTTCAAACAAAGACCCATCTctgggagaaagagaagacattGATTACAAGAACCAAAATAGTCAGTTTTCCCTAAGCCACTTAGAAAACCAAGAGAGTAATGATAATCGCACACCTGTACGTAATGAAGAGGTTAATGTTGTCAAATGCCAGTCACACCCTCTCTTCAAGGgtggaaagggaaaaggaaaaataacagaaCGCATATCCTACATcgaaaaattaagcaaaacagAGAGTAGATCAGTGCCTACAACTGACAACAGCAGTCTCACTGAGGGAACTCAAAGCAGTTCCAATTCTCCTGAGCTTCATACAATTTACTGTACTTTACCAAGAAAATCAGCTGTTTTTCTCATCGATAACAGGGAGCCTGAAAGTACGATAATGCCTTCTTTGTTCAGGAACGAGCCAGTTGCATTACAAATCAAAAATGATGTGGAAGATCCAGTAGGAAAGAACACATCAAAAAAATTCAGTCCTAGTTCTTGTGAATCAGAGAGCGAATGTTCCAAAGTAGTTTCAGACTCAGTCTCAGTAGCACTTGAAGCCACAGAAGGGATGACAAATATGACAAACGTTGGATCTACTTCTGTTAGAAAAGGGCCACTTCCAGTCCTCATCAAGAGGGCTGTGTCATGTCCTTCAGAAGTGCTTTATGCCTCAACTGGAAGAGATGAAAGAGATAAATGCTTGGTATCCAATACAGATGCTTCTCCTGTAACACTGAGGCCTTGGGAGAGACTCATTAACCCTCTGGGAAGTGACTCATCTGTTTGTGAGTGTTCTTTAAGCAAGAAACACCACCAGGAGGAATACTTACAAGAATATACtgaaaagaatgataaaatttCTGCCTCCAAGACAGGCATATTTTCCCATCCAAATGAATACCCTTTACCTTTTTCTTCAGATATGTCAGGACAAGAAAGTGGGAAAACTTTACATAAGTTTAAGACTACAagtatgttttctgtttctggtgATGAAGATAATGTGAAATGTCTTGAGGTGGTTTCAATATATTATACCCTACCGAGGAAGCACAGCAAAAAATTCTGTGACCTTCTTCAAAAGTATACACAAAACATCGATTCACTTACAGAATCAATTAAAGCGGGGACTAAAACATCTCCTAATGCTTTAGAAAAAGACCAACTGAATTGTCCTGCGCAAGACCAGTCAGGAACACCTTTGTCTAAAGATACCTCTGCTCAGGAGACCAGCCATCCTTCTCATATCACTGAAAATATGACTGTTTTACAATTACCAAGTGTTGAGTCCTCAGAATCTGCATTACAGGAAATGGCTTCTATTGAAACAGATGTTTCTCTTCATAAACGAGAACCTAAAACTGGAGAAATTTCCCCATACAACTTAGCTACAACACCTCCATCTAATTCACaatgcaggaaaaagaaagagaaaaaattgcGAAGTGAAACTGTGTTTACTTCACCaatgcttcaggaaaaaaaagttacaagAGAGAAATCTGAAAATTGTCCGCAATCCATTAAATCAGATGACAGTGGTTTTTCTAACCTCCCAGCCCATTCAGAAGAGAATGTTGAAAACTCCCACATCATAAGAAGTTCTGGGGAGCATACAGGTAGTGATACAGCCATTACAACTACTGGAAGTCTTCAAAAAGATACCTCAGGTGTAGTTACAGAGGAGAGCTCCAATGGATTGCAGCCTAGGGAAGTCAGAGGGGAAATTAGAACAGATTTCCCAAAAAACTCTGAGAAACCACTTTCTGACTCAGAAAGCCAAGTCTTTGCTCTTACTCCAGCCTTGAGTAAACTACAGCTTGATGAGGAGACTTGTTCAAGTGAACAAGATTTAGACATTTCACAGTCTGAACCCAGGGAGCTACCTGAAAGAAGACAGGAGGTAAATACGACAGAGAGCAAGGCTAAAGATGAAATGCAAAAGTTGGCATGGAATCAATGTTCACTTCCTGAAGGaagtaataaaagtaaaaaaggcTTGGCTGACCTAGAAAAAGGGGAAAGCAGATCTTCAGTTAAACACAGATTGACAGCTATGTCCAAAGGCAGCAGAAAATTTCCAGCTAAAGATTTATACCCTAGAAGACATGTAGCTACTATCTTTCCCCAAAGTAGGAACAGTTCTGGCTTTAGCAGTTTGTCCCTTGACACAACAGAGTGCAACCCACCGTCCCTTGAGCCTACTTTAAAGTCCACAGAAACCACAGATGAATGCAGGTTAAGTAATGATGGAATAAATGTGGAGACATCCGAGAACCCTCTCCAGCTTACTGCAGTATCCAATAGAGAAGCTTCTACACCCTTAAGTAATCAGAAGTCCAACAACATTTCACAACTACATCAAAACGAGTTTAAAAATATCTCAGAATCACAACCAAAGTGTGAGAATTCTGAGGATGTAACAGTAGCTCAGATTTTGGAAAGAGAATCAGGAGCCCTGGCCCAACCCACGTTGATCAGCCTCAGGGAAGCAGACGTCCCTGACCATCAGAGGAGGTCGAAACCCCCTTTTCAACTGGAGCCTGTAGAGAAATCTACGGTTTGCATCCCATTGACCAGTTGTCAGCAAGGACAAAGCAGTGCTTCATCTCTGGAGTGTGAACGTCAGCTACACCCCTATCGTTCAGAGAGCTTAAAAAGTGTCAACGTACATGGTGATATACTACGAATAAGTCATCCTCCAAAAGTCAGAGAGCGCCATTTCTCTGAAAGCACTTCTATTGATGATGTCCTGAGTCGACTGACCCTTGGGAATGAATTCTGTAACAACAGCGGGTACAATCGAAGATTTAAATCTTTTTCTGAACTTCCCTCCtgtggtgaaaatgaaagttgggCTTTGAACAACAGCAGGACAAAAATGGGTCCTAGGTCTGCAACATCTATATCCAGGCCTATTGACTATGGGATTTTTGGGAAAGAACAACAGCTGGCTTTCTTGGAGAATGTAAAGAGGTCACTCACACAAGGGAGATTATGGAAACCAAGTTTTCTTAAGAACCCTGgcttcctgaaagatgatgtaaTTAACCCTGCTAACCCGACAGAGTCATCAACTTCAAATTCTCCTAGTAACCAGAGGCCAGAGGATGGCTTATCTCTAAGTGCACCACTTAATATCTATGAAGAGGATCCAGTAGACTCAGACTGTGACACAGACACAACCACGGATGACGAATACTACTTGGATGAAAATGACAAAGAATCAGAACTGTGA
- the EXPH5 gene encoding exophilin-5 isoform X3, whose product MREGSTVPPWDGSLLEDEFFQVLDDLDSKLAQEQSPSSVNTRTPLNIGSRTQFSRFYSSGSKYNNITGRHKNCYNETSNMSIYDVLRPGTPREGFQTFSPRTRTIYNMYRTREPRVLKEDYVQKNTFGSTSLCFDSRQRLASSATGYFKARSLYFPATTQNKTGFISPSHQQSPKRTPLSSIIWNRSDSSRDRQNWEEFLEAPSPMEIDPADQYMFPRCFQANRRCEFYHSQSVYQSFGLNAPVDNAMSPDPLENSENMPFYHEDNLFTRSFFSNTFGRSRVQRFEQNPFWGQQEEHSDFHQSRKPFTSSDRDFEMISTEVNSALAGHGHSVPSQHWGSFSSSYRTNISRNQQIPDSWQFDSQTSALESMEVSQGNGNQSTHFSPENVCSMTDASYHMKSGGLECSPMEVHVNKEPYSFGVAQTRASPFKSTFLHIPDDRGNPQSPNFQIPTVTLQKIKPASLPNRNYTEVTVTNNVSVDSPPLTESQANILVTEVNNEKDLKASVLEKDEKINKIDQTNMAGEIPQLVSQTVISNPLPDVQNSLSQDSDKNNRFVFNASTTVSSKRLPGVISRRDTSKIHKANELKKGKSYTGNRKLDSTTSLPFIQESRTTSLFLSPSQVCHQELTVSNEDSSSIIKKNHGSSEHTDNQYSQSPEKPACLDTKREQSITTCSSSCSKSDADHNLPRNSLDLSSGVLPDSSPSNDSCLDAPVIPSTTVFWKCPSNKDPSLGEREDIDYKNQNSQFSLSHLENQESNDNRTPVRNEEVNVVKCQSHPLFKGGKGKGKITERISYIEKLSKTESRSVPTTDNSSLTEGTQSSSNSPELHTIYCTLPRKSAVFLIDNREPESTIMPSLFRNEPVALQIKNDVEDPVGKNTSKKFSPSSCESESECSKVVSDSVSVALEATEGMTNMTNVGSTSVRKGPLPVLIKRAVSCPSEVLYASTGRDERDKCLVSNTDASPVTLRPWERLINPLGSDSSVCECSLSKKHHQEEYLQEYTEKNDKISASKTGIFSHPNEYPLPFSSDMSGQESGKTLHKFKTTSMFSVSGDEDNVKCLEVVSIYYTLPRKHSKKFCDLLQKYTQNIDSLTESIKAGTKTSPNALEKDQLNCPAQDQSGTPLSKDTSAQETSHPSHITENMTVLQLPSVESSESALQEMASIETDVSLHKREPKTGEISPYNLATTPPSNSQCRKKKEKKLRSETVFTSPMLQEKKVTREKSENCPQSIKSDDSGFSNLPAHSEENVENSHIIRSSGEHTGSDTAITTTGSLQKDTSGVVTEESSNGLQPREVRGEIRTDFPKNSEKPLSDSESQVFALTPALSKLQLDEETCSSEQDLDISQSEPRELPERRQEVNTTESKAKDEMQKLAWNQCSLPEGSNKSKKGLADLEKGESRSSVKHRLTAMSKGSRKFPAKDLYPRRHVATIFPQSRNSSGFSSLSLDTTECNPPSLEPTLKSTETTDECRLSNDGINVETSENPLQLTAVSNREASTPLSNQKSNNISQLHQNEFKNISESQPKCENSEDVTVAQILERESGALAQPTLISLREADVPDHQRRSKPPFQLEPVEKSTVCIPLTSCQQGQSSASSLECERQLHPYRSESLKSVNVHGDILRISHPPKVRERHFSESTSIDDVLSRLTLGNEFCNNSGYNRRFKSFSELPSCGENESWALNNSRTKMGPRSATSISRPIDYGIFGKEQQLAFLENVKRSLTQGRLWKPSFLKNPGFLKDDVINPANPTESSTSNSPSNQRPEDGLSLSAPLNIYEEDPVDSDCDTDTTTDDEYYLDENDKESEL is encoded by the exons ATGAGGGAGGGAAGTACTGTCCCTCCGTGGGATGGTTCACTGCTAGAGGATGAGTTCTTCCAAG TTTTAGATGATTTGGATAGCAAACTGGCTCAGGAACAATCTCCAAGCTCAGTGAATACCAGAACACCTCTCAACATTGGATCAAGAACACAGTTCAGTCGTTTTTACTCCAGTGGGAGCAAATACAATAATATCACAGGAAGGCACAAAAATTGCTATAATGAAACTTCTAATATGTCTATCTATGATGTCTTAAGACCAGGAACCCCTAGGGAAGGTTTTCAAACCTTTTCTCCTAGAACAAGGACAATCTACAATATGTATAGGACAAGGGAACCCAGAGTCTTAAAAGAAGATTATGTGCAAAAGAATACTTTTGGTAGTACTTCTCTGTGTTTTGACAGCAGGCAACGATTAGCCTCATCAGCTACAGGGTATTTCAAAGCAAGAAGTTTATATTTTCCAGCCACAACTCAGAATAAGACTGGGTTTATATCACCAAGCCACCAACAGAGCCCAAAGAGAACTCCTTTATCATCTATCATATGGAATAGATCAGATTCTTCTAGAGATAGGCAGAACTGGGAAGAGTTCCTGGAGGCACCGTCACCAATGGAGATTGACCCTGCTGACCAGTATATGTTTCCCAGGTGCTTCCAGGCGaataggagatgtgagttttaCCATTCACAGAGTGTTTACCAAAGTTTTGGTTTAAATGCTCCTGTAGATAATGCAATGAGTCCTGACCCACTTGAGAACTCAGAAAATATGCCATTCTACCATGAAGATAACCTATTTACTAGGTCTTTCTTTAGCAATACCTTTGGACGGAGCAGGGTACAGAGATTTGAACAAAATCCTTTCTGGGGCCAACAGGAAGAACACTCTGACTTTCATCAAAGCAGGAAACCATTTACTTCTTCTGACAGAGACTTTGAAATGATCTCCACTGAAGTAAACAGTGCACTAGCTGGTCATGGCCATAGTGTTCCTTCTCAACACTGGGGGTCATTTTCTTCTAGTTATAGAACAAATATTTCCAGAAACCAACAGATACCAGATTCCTGGCAGTTTGATTCTCAGACATCCGCACTGGAGAGCATGGAAGTGTCACAAGGTAATGGGAACCAGTCTACTCATTTCAGCCCAGAAAATGTTTGTTCCATGACTGATGCAAGCTATCACATGAAATCTGGTGGGTTAGAATGTTCTCCTATGGAAGTACATGTAAACAAAGAACCTTACTCATTTGGAGTTGCTCAAACTCGAGCGTCCCCATTCAAAAGTACCTTCCTGCACATTCCTGATGACAGAGGGAATCCTCAGAGCCCTAACTTTCAGATTCCCACAGTCACTTTGCAGAAGATTAAGCCGGCCTCTCTTCCAAACAGAAACTATACAGAAGTCACTGTGACCAACAATGTTTCAGTTGATTCTCCACCTCTGACTGAAAGCCAAGCCAATATCTTGGTCACAGAAGTAAATAATGAGAAAGACTTGAAGGCATCTGTCTTGGAAAAAGacgaaaaaataaacaagatagaTCAGACAAACATGGCAGGTGAAATACCCCAACTTGTTTCACAGACAGTAATTTCTAACCCTTTACCTGATGTTCAGAATTCCCTTTCCCAGGACTCAGACAAGAACaacagatttgtttttaatgcatCTACCACAGTAAGTTCAAAAAGGCTGCCTGGAGTCATTTCCAGGAGAGATACCTCCAAAATTCATAAAGCCAATGAACTAAAAAAAGGTAAGAGTTATACTGGGAACAGAAAACTTGACTCAACAACTTCCCTTCCTTTCATTCAGGAAAGCAGAACAACATCACTTTTTCTCAGCCCAAGTCAAGTTTGTCACCAGGAATTAACAGTAAGTAATGAAGATAGTTCAAGCATTATTAAAAAGAACCACGGGAGTTCTGAACATACTGATAATCAATACTCACAGTCTCCAGAAAAGCCTGCTTGTTTAGATACCAAGAGAGAACAAAGTATCACGACTTGTTCTAGCAGCTGTAGCAAGTCAGATGCTGATCACAACCTGCCTCGTAATTCTTTAGATCTGTCTTCAGGGGTACTACCAGATTCCTCACCATCAAATGATTCTTGCCTTGATGCTCCAGTAATTCCTTCTACCACAGTGTTCTGGAAATGTCCTTCAAACAAAGACCCATCTctgggagaaagagaagacattGATTACAAGAACCAAAATAGTCAGTTTTCCCTAAGCCACTTAGAAAACCAAGAGAGTAATGATAATCGCACACCTGTACGTAATGAAGAGGTTAATGTTGTCAAATGCCAGTCACACCCTCTCTTCAAGGgtggaaagggaaaaggaaaaataacagaaCGCATATCCTACATcgaaaaattaagcaaaacagAGAGTAGATCAGTGCCTACAACTGACAACAGCAGTCTCACTGAGGGAACTCAAAGCAGTTCCAATTCTCCTGAGCTTCATACAATTTACTGTACTTTACCAAGAAAATCAGCTGTTTTTCTCATCGATAACAGGGAGCCTGAAAGTACGATAATGCCTTCTTTGTTCAGGAACGAGCCAGTTGCATTACAAATCAAAAATGATGTGGAAGATCCAGTAGGAAAGAACACATCAAAAAAATTCAGTCCTAGTTCTTGTGAATCAGAGAGCGAATGTTCCAAAGTAGTTTCAGACTCAGTCTCAGTAGCACTTGAAGCCACAGAAGGGATGACAAATATGACAAACGTTGGATCTACTTCTGTTAGAAAAGGGCCACTTCCAGTCCTCATCAAGAGGGCTGTGTCATGTCCTTCAGAAGTGCTTTATGCCTCAACTGGAAGAGATGAAAGAGATAAATGCTTGGTATCCAATACAGATGCTTCTCCTGTAACACTGAGGCCTTGGGAGAGACTCATTAACCCTCTGGGAAGTGACTCATCTGTTTGTGAGTGTTCTTTAAGCAAGAAACACCACCAGGAGGAATACTTACAAGAATATACtgaaaagaatgataaaatttCTGCCTCCAAGACAGGCATATTTTCCCATCCAAATGAATACCCTTTACCTTTTTCTTCAGATATGTCAGGACAAGAAAGTGGGAAAACTTTACATAAGTTTAAGACTACAagtatgttttctgtttctggtgATGAAGATAATGTGAAATGTCTTGAGGTGGTTTCAATATATTATACCCTACCGAGGAAGCACAGCAAAAAATTCTGTGACCTTCTTCAAAAGTATACACAAAACATCGATTCACTTACAGAATCAATTAAAGCGGGGACTAAAACATCTCCTAATGCTTTAGAAAAAGACCAACTGAATTGTCCTGCGCAAGACCAGTCAGGAACACCTTTGTCTAAAGATACCTCTGCTCAGGAGACCAGCCATCCTTCTCATATCACTGAAAATATGACTGTTTTACAATTACCAAGTGTTGAGTCCTCAGAATCTGCATTACAGGAAATGGCTTCTATTGAAACAGATGTTTCTCTTCATAAACGAGAACCTAAAACTGGAGAAATTTCCCCATACAACTTAGCTACAACACCTCCATCTAATTCACaatgcaggaaaaagaaagagaaaaaattgcGAAGTGAAACTGTGTTTACTTCACCaatgcttcaggaaaaaaaagttacaagAGAGAAATCTGAAAATTGTCCGCAATCCATTAAATCAGATGACAGTGGTTTTTCTAACCTCCCAGCCCATTCAGAAGAGAATGTTGAAAACTCCCACATCATAAGAAGTTCTGGGGAGCATACAGGTAGTGATACAGCCATTACAACTACTGGAAGTCTTCAAAAAGATACCTCAGGTGTAGTTACAGAGGAGAGCTCCAATGGATTGCAGCCTAGGGAAGTCAGAGGGGAAATTAGAACAGATTTCCCAAAAAACTCTGAGAAACCACTTTCTGACTCAGAAAGCCAAGTCTTTGCTCTTACTCCAGCCTTGAGTAAACTACAGCTTGATGAGGAGACTTGTTCAAGTGAACAAGATTTAGACATTTCACAGTCTGAACCCAGGGAGCTACCTGAAAGAAGACAGGAGGTAAATACGACAGAGAGCAAGGCTAAAGATGAAATGCAAAAGTTGGCATGGAATCAATGTTCACTTCCTGAAGGaagtaataaaagtaaaaaaggcTTGGCTGACCTAGAAAAAGGGGAAAGCAGATCTTCAGTTAAACACAGATTGACAGCTATGTCCAAAGGCAGCAGAAAATTTCCAGCTAAAGATTTATACCCTAGAAGACATGTAGCTACTATCTTTCCCCAAAGTAGGAACAGTTCTGGCTTTAGCAGTTTGTCCCTTGACACAACAGAGTGCAACCCACCGTCCCTTGAGCCTACTTTAAAGTCCACAGAAACCACAGATGAATGCAGGTTAAGTAATGATGGAATAAATGTGGAGACATCCGAGAACCCTCTCCAGCTTACTGCAGTATCCAATAGAGAAGCTTCTACACCCTTAAGTAATCAGAAGTCCAACAACATTTCACAACTACATCAAAACGAGTTTAAAAATATCTCAGAATCACAACCAAAGTGTGAGAATTCTGAGGATGTAACAGTAGCTCAGATTTTGGAAAGAGAATCAGGAGCCCTGGCCCAACCCACGTTGATCAGCCTCAGGGAAGCAGACGTCCCTGACCATCAGAGGAGGTCGAAACCCCCTTTTCAACTGGAGCCTGTAGAGAAATCTACGGTTTGCATCCCATTGACCAGTTGTCAGCAAGGACAAAGCAGTGCTTCATCTCTGGAGTGTGAACGTCAGCTACACCCCTATCGTTCAGAGAGCTTAAAAAGTGTCAACGTACATGGTGATATACTACGAATAAGTCATCCTCCAAAAGTCAGAGAGCGCCATTTCTCTGAAAGCACTTCTATTGATGATGTCCTGAGTCGACTGACCCTTGGGAATGAATTCTGTAACAACAGCGGGTACAATCGAAGATTTAAATCTTTTTCTGAACTTCCCTCCtgtggtgaaaatgaaagttgggCTTTGAACAACAGCAGGACAAAAATGGGTCCTAGGTCTGCAACATCTATATCCAGGCCTATTGACTATGGGATTTTTGGGAAAGAACAACAGCTGGCTTTCTTGGAGAATGTAAAGAGGTCACTCACACAAGGGAGATTATGGAAACCAAGTTTTCTTAAGAACCCTGgcttcctgaaagatgatgtaaTTAACCCTGCTAACCCGACAGAGTCATCAACTTCAAATTCTCCTAGTAACCAGAGGCCAGAGGATGGCTTATCTCTAAGTGCACCACTTAATATCTATGAAGAGGATCCAGTAGACTCAGACTGTGACACAGACACAACCACGGATGACGAATACTACTTGGATGAAAATGACAAAGAATCAGAACTGTGA